A region of Salvelinus alpinus chromosome 24, SLU_Salpinus.1, whole genome shotgun sequence DNA encodes the following proteins:
- the LOC139552640 gene encoding rho GTPase-activating protein 31-like translates to MKNKGAKQRSKKKGSENAFDCDLTEHLQNSGKDVPQVLRTCAEFIEKHGVVDGIYRLSGVTSNIQRLRQEFCSELCPDLTKEVYLQDIHCVGSLCKLYFRELPNPLLTYELYKKFTDAVSVQEDHERLQHIQDVIKELPLPHFRTLEYLTKHLAHLATLSPQTNMHTRNLALVWAPNLLRSKDIEIASCNGDMAFQEVRVQQTVVEFILNHTEQIFNHAAAPIKTKEGPSLMCGEKYATLPISGQGGPMKLMSLEEAQARSLSPNHPARKERQRENSLPDTSTATLYHTVIDISDTKGKVSGKSKKWKFIFNLGKSVTDSKGRLSRNGSVFMKAQNITEKAAIRPARSMDSLCSLQTDDDKAGNFSSAGGANGFFAPGIKSRTLESDTLHDVSEQDQRREFEMKRLSEATGGSSPNMKRRGSPSVSPPQQKALPEQLKVFKGDDDLSSCQPSSPKNRRMLCSGSTHSGASRPSFPGSLFPESSPRHQRKALNISEPFAVSVPLRVSAVISSNSTPCRATGKERPAAAALKPSRETSQSEQSDSSGSLNYREHPLGESSVVSESIIYSNSSSTPVEKEERPAEERSREEAGFKRVTEVSRSEGEVNDVQGKVEVSDLSQSSTPTTREEDQERQQFPGKQLDNPPAPQYEPKELTQLDMGSLPIKEELWSDLHLELKITEPEIDIMDEEFMPVFCSTKKTCEDVKAMPDAPAKRRSSLPTHSLYKGQSLMPTRPALTYHGADTVAHSARKHSSDTQFPNDKMLHFMVGTDMKNTPLHAADSTDKTKNKLHTSSKSKLPETDKPTFVKPRPVVTHLAEPSLHSTQQSQVTKSLQPGDVVTDIGTSVAEKGKEPSGKSISQDGVKGVSHDNGKNALSVVMGGIERLSICLEERPHHTLGLPHQDDEDGCGGHSELEDLEEEPWEEVFRSTKQWVTSPLHSPTLKDLFGKLDVSSSCSAIEGLSSKELNVPPLSRDDKSTNGSCPFKSIEVFPGNRSQACSRKTETKITHLLPLPSKTTLVGDDATRTQRGNSCTAKQKNTSSSQRFHRQTSYEASHSEKIEQNSFSKHRPYSLNLDLGHRRIRDISNQQNLESAELSSIQRGAVTPSETKSNGLSQELELFLSHRQAPVRRNSAPVSVSSVRTAFMVKTCQAKAVPVIPPKVQYSHIPHPRQDKGSGAGKGPEKEFTKTRGDKLDPVPLLPSMRDLKEELENKEPVPKSQIRQPIAEKSTETNKTTPTSDPPVLRRKRSSNAEAFSDCPRPERSTVLQRPSFRNRQRPQSLILFSPPFPIMDHPPLGDDAKLILSPIRSPTETSALDIFSKEMAENLRTSEGVTLRNKMTIPKSGQRLETSTSCFYQPQRRSMIFDSRNHRQIE, encoded by the exons TTCCTCAAGTTTTAAGGACATGTGCAGAGTTCATTGAGAAACATGGTGTTGTGGATGGAATATACAGGCTCTCGGGAGTCACCTCAAATATCCAGCGACTAAG ACAGGAATTTTGCTCTGAGTTGTGCCCTGACCTCACAAAGGAGGTGTACCTCCAGGACATCCACTGTGTGGGCTCCTTGTGCAAGCTGTACTTCAGGGAGCTACCCAATCCCCTGCTCACTTATGAGCTTTACAAGAAATTCACT GACGCCGTCTCAGTCCAGGAAGATCATGAAAGGCTACAACATATCCAGGACGTCATTAAAGAGCTACCACTCCCCCACTTTAG gactctggaaTATCTTACCAAGCATTTGGCCCACCTGGCCACCTTAAGTCCCCAGACTAACATGCACACCCGCAACCTGGCCTTGGTATGGGCTCCAAACCTATTGCG CTCGAAAGATATTGAAATTGCATCCTGCAATGGGGACATGGCTTTCCAGGAGGTGCGGGTTCAGCAGACTGTGGTTGAGTTCATTTTAAATCACACTGAGCAGATCTTCAACCATGCAGCTGCACCAATAAAAACTAAAGAAG GACCCAGTTTGATGTGTGGGGAGAAGTATGCCACTCTTCCTATCAGTGGCCAAGGTGGGCCAATGAAGCTGATGAGCCTAGAGGAGGCCCAGGCCCGCTCCCTGAGCCCTAACCACCCAGCACGGAAAGAGCGTCAACGGGAGAACAGTCTACCTGACACCAGCACTGCCACGCTGTACCATACCGTCATAGACATATCGGATACCAA AGGAAAGGTTTCTGGGAAATCGAAGAAGTGGAAGTTCATCTTCAACCTGGGCAAGTCTGTGACGGACTCTAAGGGAAGACTGAGCCGGAATGGGAGCGTGTTCATGAAAGCACAGAACATCACAG AAAAGGCAGCTATCCGACCAGCGAGAAGCATGGACTCTTTGTGCTCTCTGCAGACAG ATGATGACAAGGCAGGAAATTTCAGCTCAGCAGGCGGGGCCAACGGTTTCTTTGCGCCCGGTATAAAATCCAGAACACTTGAATCTGACACGCTCCATGATGTCAGTGAACAGGACCAGAGGCGGGAGTTTGAGATGAAGAGATTGAGCGAGGCCACAGGCGGCAGCAGCCCTAACATGAAGAGAAGGGGCTCTCCAAGCGTCTCACCACCACAGCAGAAGGCTCTACCCGAACAACTGAAGGTTTTCAAAGGCGATGATGACCTCAGCAGCTGCCAGCCCAGCTCCCCTAAAAACAGGAGGATGCTGTGTTCTGGCTCCACCCACAGCGGTGCATCCAGGCCCTCCTTCCCTGGAAGTCTCTTTCCAGAGTCCTCCCCCAGGCATCAGCGCAAGGCTCTCAACATATCAGAGCCCTTTGCTGTGTCTGTGCCCCTGAGGGTGTCTGCAGTCATCAGCTCCAACAGCACCCCCTGCAGGGCAACAGGGAAGGAGAGGCCTGCTGCAGCTGCTCTGAAACCAAGCAGAGAGACCTCCCAGTCAGAACAGAGTGACAGTAGTGGTAGCTTAAATTACAGAGAGCACCCCCTTGGAGAGAGCAGTGTTGTGAGTGAGAGCATTATCTACAGTAACAGCAGCTCAACCCCAGTGGAAAAGGAGGAGagaccagcagaggagaggagcagagaggaggcagGTTTCAAAAGGGTGACAGAAG TTTCAAGAAGTGAAGGAGAGGTGAACGATGTTCAAGGGAAGGTGGAAGTATCTGACCTGAGTCAGTCTTCCACTCCCACCACAAGAGAGGAAGATCAAGAGAGACAGCAATTTCCTGGGAAACAACTGGACAACCCGCCAGCACCACAGTATGAGCCAAAAGAACTGACACAACTG GATATGGGATCTTTACCTATCAAGGAAGAGCTGTGGTCTGACCTCCATCTTGAGCTGAAAATTACTGAGCCTGAGATTGACATTATGGACGAGGAGTTTATGCCTGTTTTCTGTTCCACTAAGAAAACTTGTGAGGATGTTAAGGCAATGCCAGATGCTCCAGCAAAAAGAAGAAGCAGCCTTCCAACTCACTCATTATATAAGGGACAGTCTTTGATGCCCACCAGGCCTGCACTGACCTATCACGGTGCTGACACTGTAGCACATTCAGCAAGAAAGCACTCCTCAGACACACAATTTCCAAATGACAAAATGTTACATTTCATGGTCGGCACAGATATGAAAAATACACCTCTACACGCTGCTGATTCAACAgataaaacaaaaaacaaactacACACTTCCTCAAAATCTAAGCTCCCAGAGACCGATAAACCCACTTTCGTCAAGCCACGGCCTGTGGTTACTCACCTCGCAGAGCCAAGTTTACATTCTACTCAACAAAGCCAGGTCACAAAAAGTTTGCAGCCAGGGGATGTCGTAACAGACATAGGCACGTCTGTAGCAGAGAAAGGAAAAGAGCCATCAGGGAAAAGTATAAGTCAAGATGGGGTCAAAGGGGTTTCCCATGACAATGGAAAGAATGCTTTGTCAGTTGTCATGGGAGGCATTGAGAGGCTTTCAATATGTTTGGAAGAAAGACCCCACCACACCTTGGGGCTACCACACCAAGACGATGAGGATGGATGTGGAGGACACTCCGAGTTGGAGGACTTGGAGGAGGAACCTTGGGAGGAGGTCTTCCGCTCCACCAAACAGTGGGTAACCAGTCCTCTCCATTCACCCACACTTAAGGATTTGTTTGGAAAACTAGATGTGTCATCGTCTTGTTCTGCAATAGAAGGTTTGAGCTCCAAAGAACTAAACGTTCCTCCTCTATCTAGAGATGACAAATCAACAAATGGATCATGTCCTTTTAAGAGCATAGAAGTGTTCCCAGGAAATAGGTCTCAGGCATGCAGCCGCAAAACAGAGACCAAAATCACACATCTACTTCCCTTACCCTCCAAAACCACCCTGGTCGGTGATGATGCAACGAGAACACAAAGAGGAAACAGCTGCACAGCCAAACAGAAAAACACCTCCTCCTCCCAGAGGTTTCACAGACAGACGTCTTATGAAGCATCTCATTCAGAAAAAATAGAGCAGAACAGCTTTTCCAAACACAGGCCCTACTCACTCAATTTGGATTTAGGACATCGACGCATCAGAGACATTTCCAATCAGCAAAACCTTGAATCAGCTGAGTTGTCCTCCATTCAGAGAGGGGCAGTGACACCGTCTGAGACCAAATCCAACGGCCTGTCCCAGGAACTGGAGCTGTTCCTGAGCCATCGACAGGCCCCTGTGCGCCGGAACTCGGCCCCCGTCAGTGTGTCGTCTGTCAGGACGGCCTTCATGGTAAAAACGTGTCAGGCTAAAGCCGTGCCTGTCATCCCCCCCAAGGTGCAGTACAGCCACATACCTCATCCCAGGCAAGACAAGGGCTCTGGTGCAGGAAAGGGACCAGAGAAAGAATTCACAAAAACCAGGGGAGATAAACTAGATCCTGTACCTCTTCTTCCCTCTATGAGGGATCTAAAGGAGGAGTTGGAGAATAAGGAGCCAGTGCCGAAATCCCAGATAAGGCAGCCTATTGCAGAGAAATCTACAGAGACTAATAAAACTACACCTACTTCAGACCCACCGGTGCTAAGAAGGAAACGCTCATCCAATGCAGAGGCCTTTTCTGATTGTCCAAGACCAGAAAGGTCTACGGTTCTACAAAGGCCATCCTTTAGGAACCGCCAGAGACCACAGAGCCTCATCTTGTTCAGTCCACCCTTTCCCATCATGGATCACCCACCGCTGGGGGATGATGCCAAGCTCATCCTCTCGCCCATCAGAAGTCCAACTGAAACATCAGCACTTGATATCTTTTCCAAAGAGATGGCAGAGAACCTCAGGACCTCAGAGGGGGTGACCCTGCGGAACAAAATGACAATACCCAAGAGTGGACAGAGACTGGAGACCTCGACGAGCTGCTTTTATCAGCCACAGAGGAGGTCCATGATATTTGACAGCAGAAACCACAGGCAGATTGAATGA